The following coding sequences lie in one Burkholderia cepacia genomic window:
- a CDS encoding LysE family translocator has translation MQPSGSLYGFLAIGGMLAVTPGPNMVYVMSRSIAQGRTAGLISLAGVMIGYLFYMFGAAFGITTLFMSVPYAGSVLGAVGAVYLLYLAWQAVRPGGRSPFELQALPNEQPMRLLAMGATTSVLNPKLAMLFVSLLPQFIDYRQGSVFGQSLFLGSLLIAAFASANGLVAICSSSIAKFLHGRPTLLLAQRWAMGAVLGGLGVQMVLEASKMAGVA, from the coding sequence ATGCAACCCTCCGGATCGCTCTACGGATTTCTCGCCATCGGCGGCATGCTCGCGGTCACGCCCGGGCCGAACATGGTCTACGTGATGTCGCGCTCGATCGCGCAGGGCCGCACGGCCGGGCTCATTTCACTGGCCGGCGTGATGATCGGCTACCTGTTCTACATGTTCGGCGCGGCGTTCGGCATCACGACGCTGTTCATGAGCGTGCCCTATGCAGGCAGCGTGCTGGGCGCGGTCGGCGCGGTCTACCTGCTGTACCTGGCGTGGCAGGCGGTCCGGCCCGGCGGACGTTCGCCGTTCGAGCTGCAGGCACTGCCGAACGAGCAGCCGATGCGCCTGCTCGCGATGGGCGCAACGACCAGCGTGCTGAACCCGAAGCTCGCGATGCTGTTCGTGTCGCTGCTGCCGCAGTTCATCGACTACCGGCAGGGCAGCGTGTTCGGCCAGTCGCTGTTTCTCGGGTCGCTGCTGATCGCCGCGTTTGCGTCGGCCAACGGGCTGGTGGCGATCTGCTCGAGCAGCATCGCGAAGTTCCTGCACGGGCGCCCGACGCTGCTGCTCGCGCAGCGCTGGGCGATGGGGGCCGTCCTCGGCGGGCTCGGTGTGCAGATGGTCCTGGAAGCATCGAAGATGGCCGGCGTGGCATGA